GTTGCAGTGGGTGCTTACCAACATGGTCGATCATCATTTTTTTCGCGGCTTCCGCTTTAGGCACACTTTCAAACGTGATCAGGCGATCTATGGCGTTCGCAGAAGAAACGAGAACTGCCAACGGATCTTGATCTTTTTCGCGCAAACCCTTGGGGCCGGCGCCATTGATCGTTTCTTCGTGCTGAGCGATGATATTGATCACAGTTTGATCAAAGTGTTTCTTATCCTGAACTTTTGTGGCGCCATCTGTAGGGTGTCTGTTCCAAACGGCGCGGTCCGCTTCACTCATAGTATCTAAAGGCTGATTGAGATTGAGCGAAGAGTTGTGGTGGCCGTAGTCGTGTAAGATAGCGCCCAAAGTAAGAAGCTGTGTTTTCTTTGGATCGCTAATTCCTAATTTCTGTGCCAGAGCGATTGAAAGTGTTGCGACAGTCACGCCATGATGGGCGATGTTTTTATCCGTATTTTCGATATTCATGATCGAGGACATGGCTTGGGCATTGCTCATGATAAAGTTCACGTACTTGCCAGCCGCATCCTTGGCGTA
This region of Bdellovibrio sp. BCCA genomic DNA includes:
- a CDS encoding HD-GYP domain-containing protein gives rise to the protein MDYVSIRVSTLRGDQKIDFNAYVKINEKMILYLRRGDSFEGERLKRLKDKKLRKMYILTDEETSYRSYLQKNIETAYDNSSNKDIQTRSEIIQGSQQNNAEEVFENPDNVESYNYAKDAAGKYVNFIMSNAQAMSSIMNIENTDKNIAHHGVTVATLSIALAQKLGISDPKKTQLLTLGAILHDYGHHNSSLNLNQPLDTMSEADRAVWNRHPTDGATKVQDKKHFDQTVINIIAQHEETINGAGPKGLREKDQDPLAVLVSSANAIDRLITFESVPKAEAAKKMMIDHVGKHPLQHIQLLNDILKGL